The following coding sequences are from one Nonlabens arenilitoris window:
- a CDS encoding fibronectin type III domain-containing protein: protein MKHFYATLLALFTVSMMVAQCNYSLEMLDNFGDGWGNGSQISVTINGGTPQVYTVPNPPGNINTVTFAVNDGDTLSLDYVADSVTPGDNEFTLFDSEGIVVATSGFSPATGNFFNGTASCPSCPAVTNITSNNVVADSAEISWINGGTETQWIIEYGVAPYTCGSGGTQVTASSNPFTITGLSSVTTYDVYVIAVCGAMDQSACQGPVQLTTTESCPSPSNFAPVTQTSNSISFVWDANGNPNPTFEVEYGPSPYTQGTGGTTVQQFSAPFADVTGLASDTSYDFYIRIDCGMGDYSLWVGPYTAQTLISCFPISDLQADFVGSDLADISWNPGQMETEWELEWALAGTITTPGTGQGTTVNVTTNPMHQLTSLTDDTAYDIYVRAVCDPTQPDYSSWQNISIATQCLPLAATTALPYTEDFETFTANLDFERENCWSATFNGSNNFSEYDWNVTTNGTTPSGGTGPDAANSGTNYMYIETLGNVGDTATLFSPIINVDGLTEPSVQFYYHLFGANMGDLSVDVYDGTAWQVGLFTSSGPVQTAGSDAFEQAIINLAGYTGDIQVRFVSTRTGVTSGDMAIDDFSVEEAPACAPVALLDTGVLNAMDAEITWQSQGSETTWIVEYGPVGFVPGTSATDPDVFEVSVTTNPYTITGLDPNSTYDFYITADCGMSTLSAQRGPKTFTTAFLPPQGVSCPGMDNVFVFQEEFENNDAGWTGDIGVGTTTAALWNFNRAISPGSVNTGPDAPFSGGGFAYLETSGTVTTPAAIVSPAIDLSFATDGAELSFYYFAYGAEIDEFTVNVSTSPTGPWTNEFTAIGQLQTAGNDPWAPVGVNLDAYVGQIIYLQITGKESATNGFTADIAIDLLRVETCGAFCSPPSMLAALNITDTTVDVDFADTNATAATSYEVLVQPAGDPAPDATTTGIQQTATANPYNWTGLTAFTNYDVYVRTDCMGAAGFSVWSGPISFQTACAVFTAPYSENFETFTATTNFLEENCWSADADGTYDWNVDNNGSTPSTGTGPLMAFSGTNYFYTEASSTGAEARLVSPIIDYSTLTTPSIQFYYHMFGAQIGTLHVDVNDGTGWINDVDMIVGAQQTAQADDWIQRIVDISAITGLTGTELSVRLRAESNGTFAGDISIDDFRIDEIPTCPAPSALTVDTTSITITDATIDWTENGTATTYDVEWGPVGYTQGMPPAAPLGGTATGITKPYTVTGLQGSTQYDFYVRAICGATDTSVWVGPVSFQTLCDVVAAPYFQNFEGFTPTTAFVEDACFTTNASGTFSWDVSGTGTTGSTGTGPLSAQSGTNFMFTEASSGAAGQTAELIMPTIDLSPLTAPSVQFWYHMFGNQIGTLDIQVDDQLGGGFVSVGSIGPGAQQTAQADPWLLQITNLSAYAGQTVVIKFVATSNGTFEGDISIDDLLVDELPACPDPSMLSVLNITDTTAELNWSENGNATVWSVEVQPQGVAQGTTPAVYANTMATNPETATGLMADTFYDFYVQSDCGVDGASGWFGPFTFKTECAPLTAPYIEDFELFSASLDYTEENCWKGSFNSTSFTEYDWNVDNAGSTPSTNTGPDAAFNGSNYFYVEGNGGTAGNEAVLLSPLVDVSTLTNPSVQFNYHMFGVGIGDLHVDINDGSGFVNDVVLIQGQQQTAGSSPWELSVIDLSSFTGTTIQVRFRAEKVGTNTLGDISLDNVVFDELPACAQPSILSSTNVTDVTADLSWNENGMATSWNVEYGPCGFTPGTGTTVVATTNAGFNISGLTSETCYEFYVTADCGMGTLSGTAGPASFTTECSAVIAPYTEGFEMFTVTTAFTEENCWNTPQTTGYTWDVSTNGTGSTNTGPTSAATGSNYFFTEASSGSAGDEAELLSPLIDMSALTNPALSFAYHMWGPDFDTLHIDVNDGTGWTPDVFTLVGQQQANQADAWQTAIVGLGAYTGATVQIRFRGTRGASFGGDISIDDVVVDDFNGCLTPTNVAAANITATSVDISWSAGGSETVWEYAVLPSGSGAPTGAGTSTMNTMESVSGLASSSSFEVYVRADCGMGNFSSWVGPINFATDCAPIVAPYGTATGAPGNDFTAYPGVCWSEGDDTATTVGPNGVDGAWASDDFANDATSSNGQAAKINIWNTAAINDWLVTPEFDLGTSGNFEAIFDIAHTTFAATGATAFTGDQQIQLLITDDAGLTWTAIQTWDATSPAISNTGQLETVSLSSYTGIVQLAFWGTNGVTGAGTDSEFFVDNFTIDATQSNVSIEELGFTFYPNPVKDVLNINGLQNIDSASVMNMLGQQVMNVSPGVTNAQIDMTTLSAGVYLVQVTTDSRTSTIRVVKE from the coding sequence ATGAAACATTTTTATGCTACTCTATTAGCTTTATTTACTGTTTCGATGATGGTTGCTCAGTGCAACTATTCATTAGAAATGTTGGATAACTTTGGTGATGGTTGGGGTAATGGATCTCAGATATCTGTTACAATTAATGGTGGTACACCACAAGTGTATACTGTTCCTAATCCTCCTGGAAACATTAACACAGTAACCTTTGCTGTAAATGACGGTGATACTTTATCATTAGACTACGTTGCTGATTCAGTGACGCCTGGTGATAATGAGTTTACACTCTTTGATTCTGAAGGTATTGTAGTCGCGACTTCAGGTTTTTCACCTGCGACAGGTAATTTCTTCAATGGGACTGCTTCTTGTCCTTCTTGTCCTGCAGTTACCAACATTACTTCTAATAATGTCGTAGCAGATTCTGCTGAGATAAGTTGGATTAATGGAGGGACAGAAACTCAATGGATAATTGAATATGGCGTGGCGCCTTATACTTGTGGATCAGGTGGGACGCAAGTAACGGCAAGTTCAAATCCATTCACCATTACAGGTTTAAGTTCTGTAACTACTTATGATGTTTATGTAATAGCAGTTTGTGGAGCAATGGATCAAAGTGCTTGTCAAGGCCCAGTTCAGTTAACAACAACTGAATCCTGTCCAAGTCCTTCTAATTTTGCACCGGTAACACAAACTTCAAATAGTATATCTTTTGTGTGGGATGCAAATGGAAACCCAAATCCTACGTTTGAGGTAGAATATGGTCCTTCTCCATATACTCAAGGTACTGGTGGTACAACTGTACAGCAGTTTTCAGCTCCGTTTGCTGATGTGACAGGACTTGCATCAGATACGTCATATGACTTCTATATTAGAATCGATTGTGGAATGGGTGACTATAGTTTATGGGTAGGTCCTTATACAGCACAAACTTTAATCTCATGTTTCCCGATTAGTGATTTACAAGCAGACTTTGTTGGTTCAGATCTAGCTGATATATCTTGGAATCCTGGTCAAATGGAAACTGAATGGGAGCTCGAATGGGCATTGGCAGGTACTATAACAACGCCTGGAACTGGTCAAGGTACTACGGTGAATGTTACTACCAATCCAATGCATCAATTAACATCATTAACTGATGATACAGCATATGATATTTATGTAAGAGCGGTATGTGATCCGACACAGCCTGACTATAGTTCATGGCAAAATATTTCAATAGCGACTCAATGTCTGCCGCTGGCTGCAACAACTGCTCTGCCTTATACTGAAGATTTTGAGACTTTTACGGCTAATTTAGACTTTGAACGTGAAAATTGTTGGTCTGCAACTTTTAATGGTTCAAACAATTTTAGTGAATATGACTGGAATGTGACAACAAATGGAACTACACCGTCTGGAGGTACAGGTCCAGATGCAGCAAATTCAGGTACAAATTATATGTATATTGAAACATTGGGTAATGTAGGTGATACGGCAACCTTGTTTTCTCCTATTATTAATGTAGATGGTCTTACAGAGCCTTCAGTTCAATTTTATTATCACTTATTTGGCGCTAATATGGGTGACTTAAGTGTAGATGTTTATGATGGTACAGCGTGGCAAGTAGGATTGTTTACTAGTTCAGGACCTGTTCAAACAGCTGGAAGTGATGCTTTTGAGCAAGCTATTATTAATTTAGCAGGTTATACTGGTGATATACAAGTAAGATTTGTTTCGACAAGAACAGGTGTAACTTCTGGAGATATGGCAATCGATGACTTTTCAGTTGAAGAGGCTCCGGCTTGTGCGCCAGTTGCATTATTGGATACTGGAGTGCTTAACGCAATGGATGCTGAGATTACTTGGCAGTCTCAAGGTTCTGAAACTACATGGATTGTAGAATATGGTCCTGTAGGTTTTGTTCCGGGAACATCGGCAACTGATCCTGATGTATTTGAGGTTTCAGTGACTACAAACCCTTACACGATAACTGGTTTAGACCCTAATTCTACTTATGACTTTTATATAACTGCAGATTGTGGAATGAGTACATTAAGCGCTCAAAGAGGTCCTAAAACCTTTACGACAGCCTTCTTGCCTCCACAAGGAGTTAGTTGTCCTGGAATGGATAATGTATTTGTTTTTCAAGAAGAATTTGAAAATAATGATGCAGGATGGACCGGCGATATAGGAGTTGGTACGACAACAGCTGCTTTATGGAATTTTAATAGAGCTATATCACCAGGTTCAGTAAATACAGGTCCTGATGCACCATTTAGTGGTGGTGGATTTGCATATTTAGAAACATCTGGTACGGTAACAACACCTGCAGCTATTGTTTCTCCAGCTATAGATTTAAGCTTTGCAACGGATGGAGCTGAGTTAAGTTTCTATTACTTTGCCTACGGTGCAGAAATTGATGAATTTACAGTAAATGTTAGTACATCACCAACAGGTCCTTGGACTAATGAATTTACTGCAATAGGACAGCTACAAACAGCAGGTAATGATCCTTGGGCACCAGTAGGTGTTAATTTAGATGCATATGTAGGTCAAATTATTTACCTGCAAATAACTGGTAAAGAAAGTGCGACAAATGGATTTACCGCAGATATTGCGATTGATCTATTGAGAGTAGAGACTTGTGGTGCTTTTTGTTCACCACCTAGTATGTTAGCTGCTTTGAATATTACAGATACAACGGTTGATGTAGATTTTGCAGATACTAATGCTACGGCTGCAACTAGTTATGAGGTTTTAGTACAACCGGCAGGCGATCCTGCTCCAGATGCTACTACAACTGGGATTCAACAAACTGCAACAGCTAATCCTTATAACTGGACAGGTTTAACAGCTTTCACTAATTATGATGTTTATGTTAGAACTGATTGTATGGGTGCTGCAGGATTCTCTGTTTGGTCTGGGCCAATTTCTTTCCAAACTGCTTGTGCTGTTTTTACAGCACCTTACTCTGAGAACTTTGAGACGTTCACTGCTACAACAAATTTCTTAGAAGAGAATTGTTGGTCAGCTGATGCAGACGGTACTTATGATTGGAATGTAGATAATAACGGTTCAACGCCAAGTACTGGTACAGGTCCTTTGATGGCCTTTAGTGGTACCAATTATTTCTATACAGAGGCTTCATCTACCGGTGCTGAGGCTCGTTTAGTTTCTCCTATTATAGATTATTCAACATTAACTACGCCTTCTATTCAATTCTATTATCACATGTTCGGTGCACAAATAGGTACTCTTCATGTTGATGTTAATGATGGTACAGGATGGATTAATGATGTAGATATGATTGTTGGTGCACAACAAACAGCGCAAGCTGATGATTGGATTCAGAGAATCGTTGATATTAGTGCTATAACTGGTTTAACAGGAACAGAGTTGTCAGTACGATTAAGAGCTGAGTCTAATGGTACTTTTGCAGGTGATATTTCAATTGATGATTTTAGAATTGATGAAATACCAACTTGTCCTGCACCTTCTGCTTTAACGGTAGATACTACATCTATAACAATTACAGATGCTACTATTGACTGGACTGAAAATGGTACTGCTACAACTTATGATGTAGAATGGGGACCAGTAGGTTATACACAAGGTATGCCACCAGCTGCACCACTAGGTGGAACAGCAACTGGAATAACGAAACCATATACAGTTACAGGACTTCAAGGTAGTACACAATATGACTTTTATGTTAGAGCTATTTGTGGGGCAACTGATACTTCAGTATGGGTTGGACCTGTAAGTTTCCAAACATTATGTGATGTGGTAGCTGCTCCTTATTTCCAAAACTTTGAAGGTTTTACTCCAACTACTGCTTTTGTTGAAGATGCTTGTTTTACAACTAACGCATCTGGAACTTTTAGTTGGGATGTGTCTGGAACTGGTACAACAGGTTCAACGGGAACAGGTCCTTTATCAGCACAAAGCGGTACTAACTTCATGTTTACAGAAGCAAGTAGTGGTGCAGCAGGACAGACAGCAGAATTAATAATGCCTACTATAGATCTTTCTCCATTAACAGCTCCTTCTGTTCAATTCTGGTACCATATGTTCGGTAATCAAATTGGTACTTTAGATATTCAAGTAGATGATCAATTAGGTGGAGGATTTGTTAGTGTTGGCTCAATCGGACCAGGAGCACAACAGACGGCTCAAGCTGATCCATGGTTATTACAGATTACGAATTTATCTGCTTATGCAGGACAGACTGTTGTTATTAAATTCGTAGCTACTTCTAATGGTACATTTGAGGGAGATATAAGTATTGATGATCTATTAGTAGATGAGCTTCCTGCTTGTCCAGATCCAAGTATGTTATCTGTACTTAATATCACTGACACAACTGCAGAATTAAATTGGTCAGAGAATGGTAATGCTACCGTTTGGTCTGTAGAAGTTCAACCACAAGGAGTTGCTCAAGGTACTACACCAGCAGTTTATGCAAATACAATGGCGACTAATCCTGAAACCGCTACTGGTTTAATGGCAGATACATTCTATGATTTTTATGTACAGTCTGATTGTGGGGTAGATGGAGCTAGTGGTTGGTTTGGTCCATTCACGTTTAAAACTGAATGTGCGCCACTTACAGCGCCATATATTGAAGATTTTGAACTTTTCTCAGCTAGTTTAGATTACACAGAAGAAAACTGTTGGAAAGGTAGTTTTAATTCAACGAGTTTTACTGAATATGATTGGAATGTTGATAATGCAGGAAGTACTCCTTCAACAAATACAGGTCCAGATGCAGCTTTTAATGGTTCCAATTACTTCTATGTTGAAGGTAATGGTGGAACAGCTGGTAATGAGGCAGTATTATTATCTCCATTAGTAGATGTGTCCACTTTAACTAATCCTTCAGTACAGTTCAATTATCATATGTTCGGTGTGGGTATTGGTGATTTACATGTAGATATTAATGATGGTTCTGGTTTTGTAAATGATGTTGTTCTTATCCAAGGTCAACAACAAACAGCTGGCAGTTCTCCATGGGAATTAAGCGTTATAGATTTATCATCTTTTACAGGTACTACTATTCAAGTTAGATTCAGAGCGGAAAAGGTAGGAACTAATACATTAGGTGATATTTCATTAGATAATGTTGTGTTTGATGAGTTACCAGCGTGTGCTCAACCTTCCATTTTATCATCTACTAATGTAACTGATGTTACCGCAGATCTATCATGGAATGAAAATGGTATGGCAACTTCTTGGAACGTTGAGTATGGACCTTGTGGATTTACACCTGGCACAGGTACTACAGTTGTAGCGACTACTAATGCTGGGTTTAACATTTCTGGTCTTACTTCAGAAACTTGTTATGAATTCTATGTGACTGCAGATTGCGGTATGGGTACCTTAAGCGGAACAGCCGGTCCAGCATCATTTACAACAGAATGTTCTGCTGTAATAGCTCCATATACAGAAGGTTTTGAGATGTTTACGGTAACCACTGCCTTCACAGAAGAAAATTGTTGGAATACACCACAAACTACTGGTTATACTTGGGATGTGAGTACTAATGGTACTGGTTCAACTAATACGGGACCAACTTCAGCTGCTACAGGATCTAATTATTTCTTCACTGAAGCATCTTCTGGATCAGCAGGTGATGAGGCAGAGCTTTTATCTCCATTAATAGATATGTCTGCATTGACAAATCCAGCACTTTCATTTGCTTATCATATGTGGGGACCAGATTTTGATACTTTACATATTGATGTAAATGATGGTACAGGATGGACACCGGACGTATTTACTCTTGTCGGTCAACAACAAGCAAATCAAGCTGATGCATGGCAAACTGCTATTGTAGGACTTGGAGCTTATACTGGAGCAACTGTTCAAATTAGATTTAGAGGTACTCGTGGAGCTTCTTTCGGAGGTGATATTTCTATAGATGATGTTGTGGTTGATGACTTTAATGGTTGTTTAACTCCAACAAATGTTGCAGCGGCTAACATCACTGCAACTTCTGTTGATATTTCTTGGTCTGCTGGTGGTTCTGAAACGGTATGGGAATATGCAGTATTGCCTAGTGGTTCTGGAGCTCCAACTGGAGCTGGTACTTCAACTATGAATACTATGGAATCTGTTTCAGGTTTAGCTTCTTCTTCAAGCTTTGAAGTTTATGTAAGAGCTGATTGTGGAATGGGTAACTTTAGTTCATGGGTTGGTCCTATTAACTTTGCAACTGATTGTGCTCCTATAGTAGCGCCTTACGGTACAGCTACTGGTGCTCCAGGAAATGACTTTACTGCATATCCAGGAGTTTGCTGGTCAGAAGGTGATGATACAGCTACAACAGTTGGTCCTAATGGTGTAGATGGTGCTTGGGCATCTGATGACTTTGCTAACGATGCGACAAGTTCTAATGGTCAGGCAGCTAAGATTAATATTTGGAATACTGCTGCAATCAATGACTGGTTAGTAACACCTGAATTTGATTTGGGAACATCTGGTAATTTTGAAGCAATTTTTGATATAGCTCATACTACATTTGCCGCAACTGGTGCAACTGCCTTTACTGGTGATCAACAAATACAATTGTTAATTACTGATGATGCAGGTTTAACTTGGACAGCTATTCAAACTTGGGATGCTACATCACCTGCTATTTCAAACACAGGTCAATTAGAAACCGTAAGCCTTAGTAGTTATACGGGAATAGTGCAATTAGCATTCTGGGGTACTAATGGTGTTACTGGAGCCGGTACTGACTCAGAGTTCTTCGTAGATAACTTCACTATAGATGCAACACAAAGTAATGTGTCTATCGAGGAGTTAGGATTTACTTTCTATCCAAATCCTGTTAAAGATGTATTGAATATTAATGGATTGCAAAATATTGATAGTGCATCTGTTATGAATATGTTAGGACAACAGGTTATGAATGTATCACCTGGTGTAACTAATGCTCAAATTGATATGACTACTCTAAGTGCTGGAGTTTATCTAGTTCAAGTAACTACTGACAGTCGTACTTCTACGATTCGAGTAGTGAAAGAGTAA